A genomic region of Micromonospora sp. NBRC 110009 contains the following coding sequences:
- the ung gene encoding uracil-DNA glycosylase, which translates to MPDDVAPLDLLALLPEAWRTALTPHLDPAGTAALAEFVAEEYATGTVFPPVEDLFSAYRVCGPAETRVLILGQDPYHKAGQAHGLSFSVRAGVSVPPSLRNVFKELGEDLGVPKPSSGNLDGWAAQGVLLLNSVLTVRQATPGSHANKGWEEFADATIRALDALDRRVVFLLWGGYARKKAALVTNPQHVVLEAGHPSPMNPRGFLGSRPFSAANKALADAGLPTIDWERSAG; encoded by the coding sequence ATGCCCGACGACGTTGCCCCCCTCGACCTGCTGGCGCTCCTTCCCGAGGCGTGGCGGACGGCGCTCACCCCGCACCTCGACCCGGCCGGCACCGCGGCGCTCGCCGAGTTCGTCGCCGAGGAGTATGCGACCGGGACGGTCTTCCCGCCGGTCGAGGACCTGTTCTCCGCCTACCGGGTGTGCGGGCCGGCGGAGACCCGGGTGCTGATCCTCGGGCAGGATCCCTACCACAAGGCGGGGCAGGCGCACGGGCTGAGCTTCAGCGTGCGGGCGGGGGTGTCGGTGCCGCCGTCGCTGCGCAACGTCTTCAAGGAGCTCGGCGAGGACCTGGGCGTGCCGAAGCCGTCCAGCGGCAACCTGGACGGCTGGGCGGCGCAGGGTGTGCTGCTGCTCAACTCGGTGCTCACCGTCCGGCAGGCCACCCCGGGCTCGCACGCGAACAAGGGCTGGGAGGAGTTCGCCGACGCCACCATCCGCGCCCTGGACGCCCTCGACCGGCGGGTGGTCTTCCTGCTCTGGGGTGGCTACGCCCGCAAGAAGGCGGCCCTGGTCACGAACCCGCAGCACGTGGTGCTGGAGGCGGGCCACCCGAGCCCGATGAACCCGCGCGGCTTCCTGGGCAGCCGTCCGTTCAGCGCGGCCAACAAGGCCCTCGCCGACGCCGGCCTGCCCACCATCGACTGGGAGCGCTCAGCCGGCTGA
- a CDS encoding helix-turn-helix domain-containing protein, with the protein MSESRLAHQIAAAVRHERDRRELTQQALANLAGLSQGAVARIERGDRLPSLPMVERLFAALGRQLRIELEPLDSHLDAALDGLAGRPVTERIRELGLAKMLDALGELPYVLTGSTAALLQGAPLPVDAVEVAVRWPDSPRLTAFLENAYGQRWNARWEEWGGLRLEPEEPGEHRWQTRYGELRARMCDELPEPVEVRHAGRSYPVEPLVRVELADPRAADLLRRHRQRLAATSRKTGSAG; encoded by the coding sequence ATGTCCGAGAGTCGCCTGGCCCACCAGATCGCCGCCGCCGTTCGACACGAGCGGGATCGCCGAGAGCTGACCCAGCAGGCCCTGGCCAACCTGGCCGGGCTGAGCCAGGGCGCCGTAGCACGCATCGAGCGGGGCGACCGGCTGCCGAGCCTGCCGATGGTGGAGCGGCTGTTCGCCGCGCTGGGACGACAGCTGCGCATCGAGCTGGAGCCGCTGGACAGCCACCTGGACGCGGCGCTGGACGGGCTGGCCGGGCGGCCGGTGACCGAGCGGATCCGGGAACTCGGGTTGGCCAAGATGCTCGACGCGCTGGGCGAGCTGCCGTACGTGCTGACGGGGAGCACGGCGGCGCTGCTCCAGGGCGCGCCGCTGCCGGTGGACGCGGTCGAGGTCGCGGTGCGGTGGCCGGACTCGCCCCGGCTCACCGCATTCCTCGAGAACGCGTACGGGCAGCGCTGGAACGCCCGCTGGGAGGAGTGGGGTGGGCTGCGACTGGAACCGGAGGAGCCGGGCGAGCACCGCTGGCAGACCCGGTACGGCGAACTACGGGCCCGGATGTGCGACGAACTGCCGGAGCCGGTCGAGGTGCGGCACGCCGGCCGGAGCTATCCGGTGGAGCCGCTGGTCCGGGTGGAGCTGGCCGACCCACGCGCCGCCGACCTGCTGCGCCGGCATCGGCAACGCCTCGCCGCCACGTCCCGGAAGACCGGGTCAGCCGGCTGA
- a CDS encoding ISL3 family transposase, translating into MRSARVWAGLLGVEQAVVEDVEFDPAESVLVARVRVRKAARQRCPHCGRRCARYDAGVRRRWRALDLGVVRAVIEADAPRVSCPVHGVVVAAVPWARHGAGHTRAFDATVAWLAVHTTKSAVSRLMRISWRTVGSIVARVWADTGGLQDRYDGLRRIGIDEVSYKKGHRYLSVVVDHDTGRLVWAAPGKSAATLNAFFDLLGPQRTAAITHVSADGADWITTVIRRRCPNAVRCADPFHVVAWATDAVDRVRRQVWNEATGRGAGRRGVAIGEARMLKNTRWALWKNPENLTEGQRAKLDWIAKTHPRLHRAWALKEGLRCIFSLAKTSPTAAVEALDRWIGWARRSRIDIFIDLQRRVTRHRDAIIAAIEHGMSNGRIESVNAKIRLLTRMAFGFHSPDALIALAMLSLGGHRPQLPGR; encoded by the coding sequence GTGCGTTCTGCCAGGGTATGGGCTGGGCTGCTTGGGGTCGAGCAGGCGGTGGTGGAGGACGTCGAGTTCGACCCGGCCGAGTCGGTGTTGGTGGCTCGGGTGCGGGTGCGTAAGGCTGCTCGGCAGCGGTGTCCGCATTGCGGGCGGCGGTGTGCGCGGTATGACGCTGGTGTTCGTCGTCGGTGGCGGGCGTTGGATCTGGGCGTGGTGCGGGCGGTGATCGAGGCGGACGCGCCTCGGGTGTCGTGTCCGGTGCATGGGGTGGTGGTCGCGGCGGTCCCGTGGGCTCGTCATGGGGCGGGGCATACTCGGGCGTTCGACGCGACGGTGGCGTGGTTGGCGGTGCACACCACGAAGTCGGCGGTGTCGCGGTTGATGCGGATCAGTTGGCGCACCGTGGGGTCGATCGTGGCGCGGGTGTGGGCAGACACCGGTGGTCTGCAGGACCGGTATGACGGGTTGCGTCGTATCGGTATTGACGAGGTCAGCTACAAGAAGGGCCACCGGTATCTGAGCGTCGTGGTGGATCACGACACCGGTCGGCTGGTGTGGGCTGCGCCGGGCAAGAGCGCGGCGACGCTGAACGCGTTCTTCGACCTGCTCGGCCCGCAGCGCACGGCCGCGATCACCCACGTGTCCGCCGACGGCGCCGATTGGATCACCACGGTCATCCGTCGTCGCTGCCCGAACGCCGTCCGCTGCGCCGACCCGTTCCACGTCGTCGCTTGGGCCACCGACGCCGTCGACCGAGTTCGCCGGCAGGTGTGGAACGAGGCCACCGGCCGTGGGGCCGGCCGTCGTGGCGTCGCTATCGGTGAGGCCCGGATGTTGAAGAACACCCGCTGGGCGTTGTGGAAGAACCCGGAGAACCTGACCGAGGGTCAACGGGCCAAGCTCGACTGGATCGCCAAGACCCACCCCCGCCTGCACCGGGCATGGGCGCTCAAGGAAGGCCTGCGCTGCATTTTCAGCCTGGCCAAGACCAGCCCGACCGCCGCGGTCGAAGCCCTCGACAGGTGGATCGGCTGGGCCCGCCGCAGCCGCATCGACATCTTCATCGACCTGCAACGACGCGTCACCCGCCACCGCGACGCGATCATCGCCGCCATCGAACACGGCATGTCCAACGGCCGGATCGAGTCCGTCAACGCCAAGATCCGCCTACTCACCCGCATGGCCTTCGGCTTCCACTCCCCCGACGCCCTCATCGCCCTGGCCATGCTCAGCCTCGGCGGCCACCGGCCCCAACTCCCCGGCCGCTGA